A genomic stretch from Edaphobacter aggregans includes:
- a CDS encoding RNA polymerase sigma factor — MATLAISPSLLENLQAAEIHHAAGEFAQMDDAAIMLELRAGNMAGFDFLIQKYRKPIIHFMYRMVHNQAVAEELAQEVFLRVYRARDTYRAEARFSTWLYRIATNLGVNYARDTRHERNASTIYLDETDSETGTTPDVADSTPSAESRLLNRERLNAIRQHVLALPERQRMAVLMHKYEGMDYKQIGDVLKLSESATKSLLFRAYQTLREKLKSFI; from the coding sequence ATGGCTACTCTGGCTATCAGTCCGAGTCTTCTCGAAAACCTCCAGGCTGCCGAGATCCACCATGCCGCTGGCGAGTTCGCCCAGATGGACGACGCAGCCATCATGCTGGAACTTCGGGCCGGCAACATGGCCGGTTTCGACTTCCTCATCCAGAAGTACCGCAAGCCGATCATCCATTTCATGTACCGCATGGTCCACAACCAGGCCGTCGCCGAAGAACTCGCCCAGGAAGTCTTCCTCCGCGTCTATCGCGCCCGCGACACCTACCGCGCCGAGGCACGCTTCAGCACCTGGCTCTATCGCATCGCGACGAACCTCGGCGTCAACTATGCCCGCGATACGCGCCACGAGCGCAACGCCTCCACCATCTATCTCGACGAGACCGACTCCGAGACCGGCACCACCCCCGATGTAGCCGACTCCACTCCCAGCGCTGAGTCCCGGCTTCTCAACCGCGAACGCCTCAACGCCATCCGTCAGCACGTCCTCGCCCTGCCCGAGCGGCAACGTATGGCCGTCCTCATGCACAAGTACGAAGGCATGGACTACAAACAAATCGGCGACGTCCTCAAACTAAGCGAGTCCGCCACCAAATCCCTGCTCTTTCGCGCCTATCAGACACTCCGCGAGAAGCTGAAGTCATTTATTTAG